The Fusobacterium sp. genome contains a region encoding:
- a CDS encoding OadG family protein, which produces MITTEYISFLESLFSSLLGMSIVFIALVFLAIFVMIVSKVIAILEKNLIKTAAPTANTAAVSSSVVGTSPKKDNKEGVKIAVVTAAISEEMNQPVDKFIITNIKKI; this is translated from the coding sequence ATGATTACAACAGAGTATATTAGTTTTTTAGAAAGCTTATTCAGCTCATTGTTGGGTATGTCAATTGTGTTTATAGCTTTGGTTTTTTTAGCTATTTTCGTTATGATAGTATCGAAAGTAATTGCGATATTAGAGAAAAACCTAATCAAAACAGCAGCTCCAACAGCAAACACAGCAGCAGTATCATCTTCAGTAGTAGGAACAAGCCCTAAGAAAGATAATAAAGAGGGAGTAAAAATTGCTGTAGTTACAGCTGCAATCAGTGAAGAGATGAATCAACCAGTGGACAAATTCATTATTACAAACATTAAGAAAATTTAA
- a CDS encoding acyl-CoA carboxylase subunit beta: MGNYSMPNYFQNMEQIGKELTKIDEENEKLVRDVEEEIGKLIDEMHDAGTSDEKIAEKGQMTALQRIAELIDEGTWCPLNSLYNPQDFETGTGIVKGLARINGKWAMVVASDNKKIVGAWVPGQAENLLRASDTAKCLGIPLVYILNCSGVKLDEQEKVYANRRGGGTPFYRNAELQQLGIPVIVGIYGTNPAGGGYHSISPTILVAHEDANMAVGGAGIVGGMNPKGYIDQEGAEQIIEATEKAKGAEVPGTVSVHYDETGFFREVYCDEVGVLEGIKKYIDCLPAYDLEFFRVDEPAEPALDPNDLYSVIPMNQKKIYNIYDVIGRLVDNSEFSEYKKGYGPEIVTGLAKVDGLLVGIVANFQGLLMKYPEYKENGIGIGGKLYRQGLIKMNEFVTLCSRDKLPIVWIQDTTGIDVGNEAEKAELLGLGQSLIYSIQNSKVPQMEITLRKGTAAAHYVLGGPQGNSTNAFSLGTAATEINVMNGETAATAMYSRRLVKDKKEGKDLTSTIEKMNKLINEYKEKSTPKYSAETGMVDEIVNLYDIRAYMTAFVNSVYQNPKAICAFHQMLLPRAIREYNTFTKK, translated from the coding sequence ATGGGAAATTACTCAATGCCCAATTATTTCCAGAATATGGAACAAATTGGAAAAGAATTAACAAAAATTGATGAAGAAAATGAAAAATTAGTAAGAGATGTAGAAGAAGAAATTGGTAAATTAATTGATGAAATGCACGATGCAGGAACTAGTGATGAAAAAATTGCTGAAAAAGGACAAATGACTGCTTTACAAAGAATAGCAGAATTAATTGATGAAGGAACTTGGTGTCCTTTAAATAGTCTTTACAATCCTCAAGATTTTGAAACTGGAACAGGAATTGTAAAAGGATTGGCAAGAATCAATGGAAAATGGGCAATGGTTGTTGCTTCTGATAATAAAAAAATCGTTGGAGCTTGGGTACCAGGGCAAGCAGAAAATTTATTAAGAGCATCTGATACAGCAAAATGTTTAGGAATTCCTTTAGTATATATTCTAAACTGCAGCGGAGTTAAGTTAGACGAACAAGAAAAAGTATATGCAAACAGAAGAGGAGGAGGAACTCCTTTCTATAGAAATGCTGAATTACAACAATTAGGAATTCCAGTTATTGTAGGAATTTATGGAACAAATCCAGCTGGAGGAGGATATCATAGTATCAGTCCAACAATCTTAGTTGCTCATGAAGATGCAAACATGGCAGTAGGAGGTGCTGGAATTGTTGGAGGTATGAATCCTAAAGGATATATTGATCAAGAGGGAGCAGAACAAATCATAGAAGCAACTGAAAAAGCAAAAGGAGCAGAGGTTCCGGGAACAGTATCTGTTCACTATGATGAGACTGGATTCTTTAGAGAAGTATATTGTGACGAAGTTGGAGTATTGGAAGGAATCAAAAAATATATTGACTGCTTGCCAGCATATGACTTAGAATTCTTCAGAGTAGATGAACCAGCAGAACCTGCATTGGATCCAAATGATTTATACTCTGTCATTCCTATGAATCAAAAGAAAATATATAACATTTATGATGTTATTGGAAGATTAGTAGATAATAGTGAATTTAGTGAATATAAAAAGGGATATGGACCAGAAATAGTAACTGGACTTGCTAAAGTAGATGGACTTTTAGTAGGTATTGTTGCAAATTTCCAAGGACTATTAATGAAATATCCTGAATATAAAGAAAATGGAATTGGAATCGGGGGAAAATTATACAGACAAGGTCTCATAAAAATGAATGAATTTGTAACTCTTTGTTCAAGAGATAAATTACCTATCGTTTGGATACAAGATACTACTGGAATTGATGTAGGAAACGAGGCAGAAAAAGCTGAATTATTAGGATTAGGTCAATCTTTAATTTATTCAATTCAAAATTCAAAAGTTCCTCAAATGGAAATTACATTGAGAAAAGGAACTGCAGCAGCTCATTATGTATTGGGAGGACCTCAGGGAAATTCTACTAATGCTTTCTCATTAGGGACTGCAGCAACAGAAATTAATGTAATGAATGGAGAAACAGCAGCAACTGCAATGTACTCAAGAAGATTAGTAAAAGATAAAAAAGAAGGGAAAGATTTAACTTCAACTATTGAAAAAATGAACAAATTAATCAATGAGTACAAAGAAAAATCAACTCCAAAATATTCTGCAGAAACAGGAATGGTAGATGAGATTGTAAATTTATATGATATAAGAGCTTACATGACAGCTTTTGTAAATTCTGTTTATCAAAATCCAAAAGCAATTTGTGCTTTTCATCAAATGCTTTTACCAAGGGCCATTAGAGAATACAACACATTCACAAAAAAATAA
- a CDS encoding acyl-CoA dehydratase activase, with amino-acid sequence MSKFTMGVDVGSTTSKAVILKDGKEIISQSIIPVGTGTSGPARAIKQVLETAGFSSIDELDCAVATGYGRNSLEEVPLQMSELSCHAKGAYFFFPNVRTIIDIGGQDSKALKVGNNGILENFVMNDKCAAGTGRFLDVIAKVLEVNLSDLEVLDAKSKEDITISSTCTVFAESEVISQLAKGTKFEDIVRGIHASIASRVGSLAKRVGIKDQVVMTGGVALNHGMIRALEKNIGFKIYTSEYCQLNGAIGAALFAYQKCLSAKK; translated from the coding sequence ATGAGTAAATTTACAATGGGAGTCGATGTAGGTTCTACTACATCAAAGGCTGTTATTTTAAAAGATGGAAAAGAAATTATTTCTCAGTCTATAATTCCTGTTGGAACAGGAACAAGTGGACCTGCTCGAGCAATTAAACAGGTTTTAGAAACAGCAGGATTTTCTTCAATTGATGAGTTGGATTGTGCTGTAGCTACTGGTTATGGAAGAAACTCATTGGAAGAGGTACCATTACAGATGTCAGAATTGTCTTGTCATGCAAAGGGAGCTTACTTTTTTTTCCCTAATGTAAGAACAATTATTGATATTGGAGGACAAGATTCTAAGGCATTAAAAGTTGGAAATAATGGAATATTGGAAAATTTTGTTATGAATGATAAATGTGCAGCAGGAACAGGAAGATTTTTAGATGTTATTGCTAAGGTCTTAGAAGTTAATTTATCTGATTTAGAAGTTCTTGATGCAAAATCTAAAGAGGATATTACAATTAGCTCTACTTGTACTGTATTTGCAGAATCAGAAGTCATTTCACAGTTAGCAAAAGGAACAAAATTTGAAGATATTGTAAGGGGAATCCATGCATCAATTGCAAGCAGAGTAGGAAGTTTGGCAAAACGTGTAGGAATCAAAGATCAGGTTGTTATGACTGGTGGAGTGGCTTTAAATCATGGAATGATAAGAGCTCTTGAAAAAAACATCGGTTTTAAGATTTATACAAGTGAATATTGCCAGTTAAATGGAGCAATTGGAGCAGCACTATTTGCTTATCAAAAGTGTTTAAGTGCAAAAAAATAA
- a CDS encoding sodium ion-translocating decarboxylase subunit beta, whose amino-acid sequence MEFVKILEIMMAKSGFVALTWQNLVMFLISFVLIYLAIVKQFEPLLLLPIAFGVFLTNLPLAGLMNEADPWYASGVLRIIYNGIKSNVFPCLIFMGIGAMTDFGPLIANPISLLLGAAAQFGIYITFMTANALPFFSAKQSAAIAIIGGADGPTSIYLANNLAPELLAPIAVAAYSYMALIPMIQPPIMKLLTTKKERAVKMKQLRKISKIEKIVFPIGTVLFTSLLLPSVAPLLGMLMLGNIFKESGVVQRLSDTAQNALINIVTIMLGVTVGATANGELFLRWETIAIIGMGLFAFCMSTVGGILLGKLLYIITGGKINPLIGSAGVSAVPMAARVAQTVGASENPTNFLLMHAMGPNVAGVIGSAVAAGYFMLIFGK is encoded by the coding sequence ATGGAGTTTGTTAAAATTTTAGAAATTATGATGGCGAAATCTGGATTTGTTGCATTAACATGGCAAAATCTAGTAATGTTTCTCATCTCATTTGTTTTAATTTATTTAGCCATTGTAAAACAATTTGAACCTCTACTATTGTTGCCAATTGCCTTTGGAGTTTTCTTAACTAACTTGCCTTTAGCTGGTTTGATGAACGAAGCAGATCCTTGGTATGCATCTGGGGTTTTACGAATTATTTATAATGGAATTAAGAGTAATGTATTTCCTTGTTTAATTTTCATGGGAATTGGAGCTATGACAGATTTTGGACCACTGATTGCCAATCCAATCAGTCTGTTGCTTGGAGCAGCAGCACAATTTGGAATTTATATAACATTTATGACTGCAAATGCATTGCCTTTCTTTTCTGCTAAACAATCAGCAGCAATTGCAATCATTGGAGGAGCTGATGGACCAACTTCTATCTATTTGGCAAATAACTTGGCACCAGAATTGTTAGCACCAATTGCAGTGGCAGCATATTCTTATATGGCACTTATTCCTATGATACAGCCACCTATTATGAAGCTTTTGACAACGAAAAAAGAAAGAGCTGTAAAAATGAAACAATTGAGAAAAATCAGTAAGATAGAAAAAATTGTTTTCCCAATTGGAACAGTTTTATTTACTTCTTTATTATTGCCTTCTGTAGCTCCTTTATTAGGAATGCTGATGTTAGGAAATATTTTTAAAGAATCTGGAGTTGTTCAAAGACTTTCAGATACTGCTCAAAATGCATTGATTAATATAGTAACAATTATGTTGGGAGTTACAGTAGGAGCAACAGCAAATGGAGAATTGTTCTTACGTTGGGAAACAATTGCAATTATTGGTATGGGATTATTTGCTTTCTGTATGTCAACAGTTGGAGGAATTTTACTTGGAAAGTTGCTTTATATAATAACAGGTGGAAAAATCAATCCATTAATTGGTTCAGCAGGGGTATCTGCAGTACCAATGGCAGCCAGAGTTGCTCAGACAGTAGGAGCATCTGAAAATCCAACAAACTTCTTATTGATGCATGCTATGGGACCAAATGTTGCAGGAGTAATAGGTTCTGCAGTAGCGGCAGGATATTTTATGTTAATTTTTGGAAAATAA
- the gctA gene encoding glutaconate CoA-transferase subunit A, giving the protein MSKVMSLHDAIKTYVKSGDSICIGGFTTNRKPYAAVYEILRQGLGDFTGYSGPAGGDWDMLIGEGRVRNFINCYIANSGYTNVCRRFRHEVEKIGKMNLEDYSQDVVMYMLHASSLGLPFLPVKLMQGSDIVNKWGISKEVREKDPKLPNDKLIEIENPLVPGEKVIAVPVPRLDVAVIHVQKASINGTCSIEGDEFHDIDIAIAAKRCIVTCEELVTEEEIRKEPSKNSIPQFCVDAVVHVPFGAHPSQCYNYYDYDADFFKMYDAVTKTEEDFKAFLQEWVYNIKDNDEYIDKLGASRLTKLRVVPGFGYAAKLVKEAK; this is encoded by the coding sequence GTGAGTAAAGTAATGTCATTGCATGATGCAATCAAAACTTATGTAAAATCAGGGGACAGTATTTGTATTGGTGGTTTTACAACTAACAGAAAACCATACGCAGCAGTGTATGAAATTTTAAGACAAGGATTAGGAGATTTTACTGGATATTCTGGGCCAGCAGGTGGAGATTGGGATATGTTGATTGGAGAAGGAAGAGTGAGAAACTTTATCAACTGTTATATCGCAAACTCTGGATATACAAATGTATGCAGAAGATTTAGACATGAAGTAGAGAAAATTGGAAAAATGAACTTGGAAGATTATTCTCAGGATGTTGTTATGTATATGCTTCATGCTTCATCATTAGGATTACCATTTTTACCTGTAAAATTAATGCAGGGTTCAGATATAGTAAACAAATGGGGAATCAGCAAAGAAGTAAGAGAAAAAGATCCAAAACTGCCAAATGATAAATTAATAGAAATTGAAAATCCTTTAGTTCCAGGGGAAAAGGTAATAGCAGTACCAGTACCTAGATTAGATGTAGCAGTTATACATGTTCAAAAAGCTTCGATAAATGGGACTTGTTCTATTGAAGGAGATGAATTCCATGATATTGATATTGCAATTGCAGCAAAAAGATGTATTGTAACTTGTGAAGAATTAGTAACAGAAGAGGAGATTAGAAAGGAACCAAGTAAAAATTCTATTCCGCAATTCTGTGTAGATGCAGTAGTTCATGTACCATTTGGAGCACATCCTTCTCAATGTTATAACTATTATGATTATGATGCTGATTTTTTCAAGATGTATGATGCAGTAACAAAAACAGAAGAAGACTTTAAAGCCTTTTTACAAGAATGGGTATATAACATCAAAGATAATGATGAATATATTGATAAACTAGGAGCAAGCCGATTAACAAAATTAAGAGTAGTACCAGGATTCGGATATGCTGCAAAACTAGTGAAGGAGGCAAAATAA
- a CDS encoding biotin/lipoyl-containing protein gives MKYVVTVNGEKYEVEVEKVDGRSASLSRKPAERGAKVKEETVRETVAAAAPAAVSTGGGANSVVSPMPGVILDIKVKEGDSVSEGQAVIILEAMKMENEIVSEFAGTVSAIRVKKGDTVDTDAVLVEIK, from the coding sequence ATGAAGTATGTAGTAACAGTAAATGGAGAAAAATATGAAGTTGAGGTAGAAAAAGTAGATGGAAGATCAGCATCTTTATCTAGAAAACCAGCAGAGAGAGGAGCAAAAGTAAAAGAAGAAACAGTAAGAGAAACAGTAGCAGCAGCAGCTCCAGCAGCAGTAAGTACAGGTGGAGGAGCAAATTCAGTTGTAAGTCCTATGCCGGGAGTTATTTTAGATATAAAAGTAAAAGAGGGAGACAGTGTATCTGAAGGGCAAGCTGTTATCATTTTGGAAGCGATGAAAATGGAAAATGAAATTGTATCAGAATTTGCAGGAACAGTATCTGCAATCAGAGTAAAAAAAGGGGATACTGTTGATACTGATGCAGTATTAGTAGAAATTAAATAA
- the gltS gene encoding sodium/glutamate symporter — protein MTLQLGMFETLALAVLAIYLGNYLRKAFPVLKKYCLPASVVGGTIFAVVSMALYYSNVMELSFEFKAINSLFYCIFFAASGAAASLSLLKQGGKLVIIFAILAAILAACQNALALFVGNLMGVNPLISMMTGSIPMTGGHGNAAAFAPIAVEAGASAAMEVAIAAATFGLISGCILGGPFGNFIIKRHKLEDPNLDGKDDTSEMGEAAPTIAIDKNSVVNAMFLMCIALGIGQVVTLLLKKFGISFPIHVSCMLGGILIRLFYDKKSGNHEVLYEAIETVGEFSLGLFVSMSIITMKLWQLSGLGFALVVLLVVQVVFIMLFCYFLTYNLLGRNYDAAVMAVGHTGFGLGAVPVSMTTMQTVCQKYRYSKLAFFVVPVIGGFISNISNAIIITKFLNIAKAMLGIG, from the coding sequence ATGACTTTACAACTAGGGATGTTTGAAACATTGGCTTTAGCAGTTTTAGCTATTTATTTAGGGAACTATTTAAGAAAGGCTTTTCCTGTTTTGAAAAAATATTGTTTACCAGCTTCTGTAGTTGGTGGAACAATATTTGCAGTAGTTTCCATGGCTTTGTATTATTCAAATGTAATGGAATTGAGTTTTGAGTTTAAAGCAATAAATTCATTGTTTTATTGCATCTTCTTTGCTGCTAGTGGGGCAGCAGCTAGTTTATCTTTATTAAAGCAAGGAGGAAAATTAGTTATTATTTTCGCTATTTTAGCAGCAATTTTGGCAGCATGCCAAAATGCTCTAGCACTGTTTGTTGGTAATTTGATGGGAGTGAATCCATTAATTTCCATGATGACAGGAAGTATTCCTATGACAGGAGGTCACGGAAATGCAGCAGCTTTTGCTCCAATTGCAGTGGAAGCAGGAGCAAGTGCAGCAATGGAAGTAGCTATTGCAGCAGCAACATTTGGTTTGATTTCAGGTTGTATTTTAGGAGGACCTTTTGGGAATTTTATCATTAAAAGACATAAGTTAGAAGATCCAAATTTAGATGGAAAAGATGATACTTCAGAAATGGGAGAAGCAGCTCCTACAATAGCAATTGATAAAAACAGTGTTGTTAATGCAATGTTTTTAATGTGTATTGCTTTAGGAATTGGACAAGTAGTAACTTTACTTTTGAAAAAATTTGGAATCAGTTTTCCAATTCATGTAAGCTGTATGTTAGGTGGAATTTTAATCAGATTATTTTATGATAAAAAATCTGGAAACCACGAAGTATTATATGAAGCTATAGAAACAGTAGGAGAATTTTCTTTAGGATTATTCGTTTCTATGTCTATTATTACAATGAAATTATGGCAACTATCTGGATTAGGATTTGCTTTAGTTGTATTATTAGTTGTTCAAGTAGTTTTTATTATGCTATTCTGCTATTTCTTAACTTACAATTTATTAGGAAGAAATTACGATGCAGCAGTTATGGCAGTAGGACATACAGGATTTGGATTAGGAGCAGTTCCTGTTTCTATGACTACAATGCAAACTGTTTGTCAAAAATATAGATACTCTAAGCTAGCCTTTTTCGTTGTTCCAGTTATTGGAGGATTTATCAGTAATATTTCCAATGCGATTATTATTACTAAATTCTTAAATATTGCAAAAGCTATGCTTGGAATAGGATAA
- the gctB gene encoding glutaconate CoA-transferase subunit B produces MVNYKNYTNKEMQAVTIAKEITDGQIVIVGTGLPLIGASLAKRIFAPNCKLIVESGLMDCSPIEVPRSVGDNRLMAHCGVQWPNIRFIGFEANELLNDNNRMIAFIGGAQIDPYGNVNSTCIGEYCTPKTRFTGSGGANAIATYSNTVIMMQHEKRRFIDKIDYITSVGWGDGPGGREKLGLTGNRGPVAVVTDRGVLRFDEETKRMYLAGYYPTSSIEEIIENTGFEIDTSRAVLLEAPSEEVIKMIREEIDPGQAFIKVPVEE; encoded by the coding sequence ATGGTAAATTATAAAAATTATACCAATAAAGAAATGCAGGCAGTAACTATTGCAAAAGAAATCACAGATGGACAAATTGTAATTGTAGGAACAGGACTTCCATTAATTGGAGCCTCTTTAGCAAAAAGAATCTTTGCTCCAAATTGTAAATTAATTGTGGAAAGTGGACTTATGGACTGCAGCCCAATTGAAGTACCAAGAAGTGTTGGAGATAACAGATTGATGGCTCACTGTGGAGTTCAATGGCCAAACATTCGTTTTATTGGATTTGAAGCAAATGAATTGTTAAATGATAATAACAGAATGATTGCTTTCATTGGGGGAGCACAAATTGATCCTTATGGAAACGTAAATTCAACTTGTATTGGAGAATATTGTACACCAAAAACAAGATTTACAGGTTCAGGTGGAGCAAATGCAATTGCAACATATTCTAATACTGTAATTATGATGCAGCATGAAAAAAGAAGATTTATAGACAAAATTGATTATATAACAAGTGTAGGATGGGGAGATGGACCAGGAGGAAGAGAAAAATTAGGACTTACTGGAAATAGAGGCCCAGTTGCTGTTGTAACTGACAGAGGAGTATTGAGATTTGACGAGGAAACTAAAAGAATGTATCTAGCAGGATACTATCCAACATCATCTATAGAAGAAATTATTGAAAATACTGGATTTGAAATTGATACATCAAGAGCTGTTTTATTAGAAGCGCCAAGTGAAGAAGTTATTAAAATGATCAGAGAAGAAATTGATCCAGGGCAAGCATTCATAAAGGTACCAGTAGAAGAATAA